From a single Argonema galeatum A003/A1 genomic region:
- a CDS encoding DUF5615 family PIN-like protein — MARIYADENFPLPIVELLRAFGHDVLTSREAGKSGFGIPDEEVLAFAISNNRAVLTRNWGDFIRLHRLEPNHAGIIVCKEDLNLERQATRINDAIFAEENLRGKLIRVIRPSR, encoded by the coding sequence ATGGCACGTATTTATGCAGATGAAAACTTCCCACTGCCGATCGTAGAATTATTACGTGCTTTCGGTCACGATGTTTTAACTTCTAGAGAAGCGGGAAAGTCAGGATTTGGTATTCCTGATGAAGAGGTTTTAGCTTTCGCTATTAGCAATAATCGTGCTGTTTTAACCCGCAATTGGGGTGATTTTATCCGACTGCATCGTTTAGAACCAAATCATGCAGGTATTATTGTCTGCAAAGAAGACCTAAACTTAGAAAGACAAGCGACACGCATTAACGATGCTATTTTTGCTGAAGAAAACTTGAGAGGTAAATTAATTCGAGTGATTCGTCCGTCGAGATAA
- a CDS encoding DUF433 domain-containing protein: protein MTLKELEPQLLALNPAEKAQAIQLLVQSLSNTWQGIEKTPGVCGGDARITGTRIPIWSLVNYRRLGATDARILQDFPHLSAADLVNAWAYADAHPEEIEAAILRNEED from the coding sequence ATGACACTCAAAGAATTAGAACCACAACTCCTTGCCTTAAATCCGGCAGAAAAAGCACAGGCAATTCAGCTATTAGTCCAAAGTTTAAGCAACACTTGGCAAGGAATAGAAAAAACTCCCGGCGTGTGTGGTGGCGATGCCAGAATTACTGGGACTCGCATCCCTATTTGGTCGCTGGTAAATTACCGTCGTCTGGGTGCTACTGATGCCAGAATATTACAGGATTTTCCTCATTTGAGTGCAGCAGATTTAGTGAATGCTTGGGCTTATGCTGATGCACACCCCGAAGAAATTGAGGCAGCAATATTAAGAAATGAGGAAGATTGA
- a CDS encoding Uma2 family endonuclease, producing MDAPTIALTPTLKLKIDLSDEQYFQMCQNNRDLKFERTAKGVLLIMPPTGGETSNRNADLTFQIQAWSRQNNLGKAFDSNGGFKLPNGADRSPDASWVSIERWNALTPEQREKFIPLCPDFVVELRSPSDSLTELREKMQEYIANGAGLGWLIDRKNKRVEIYRPNQEVEILENPAALSGEDVLPGFVLDLNPIMS from the coding sequence ATGGACGCCCCTACGATCGCCTTAACTCCTACCCTCAAATTAAAAATCGATTTAAGTGACGAGCAGTATTTCCAAATGTGTCAAAACAACCGCGATTTAAAATTTGAGCGTACAGCCAAAGGAGTATTACTAATTATGCCACCAACCGGAGGAGAAACTAGCAACCGCAATGCCGATTTAACTTTTCAAATTCAAGCCTGGAGTCGTCAGAATAATCTAGGTAAAGCCTTCGATTCTAATGGTGGTTTCAAACTTCCCAATGGGGCCGATCGATCTCCCGATGCTTCTTGGGTAAGCATTGAGCGGTGGAATGCCTTAACTCCCGAACAACGAGAAAAATTTATTCCCCTTTGTCCTGATTTTGTAGTCGAGTTACGCTCTCCTAGCGATAGTTTAACAGAATTGCGAGAAAAAATGCAAGAATACATCGCAAACGGTGCAGGATTGGGTTGGTTAATTGACCGAAAAAATAAGCGCGTAGAAATTTATCGCCCAAATCAAGAGGTAGAAATACTCGAAAATCCTGCTGCTCTTTCCGGTGAAGATGTATTACCTGGGTTTGTTTTGGATCTCAATCCGATTATGTCCTAA
- a CDS encoding NACHT C-terminal helical domain 2-containing protein, which yields MQNADDFIRLMKQQADAIAASDENLQYFLSVLNQRYIAVDTYCSRAAIRAFYFALSLALTLYLDDVPGRSTNIARLRGPDLEPDFTLAYKFNLNFNDIPDLNCSFYLAQTLARAFDFISSHFMVYGIQNTRDASVVGNLFIPITVHLHKAFSHIKYLDYELQGKLQLLISQLYEAEGRSEENLVWGKYSGRYWTAQLRVVMIEHRNIGHDWQFNEQQKTLLKQYYDANKLLVDCLNSGCAVSREVRQEIEDTLLLPIAEIEKRQQPIS from the coding sequence ATGCAGAACGCTGATGATTTTATCCGCTTAATGAAGCAACAGGCTGATGCGATTGCTGCCTCTGATGAAAATTTACAATACTTTCTAAGTGTGTTGAATCAAAGATATATTGCAGTTGATACTTATTGTAGTAGAGCAGCTATTCGTGCCTTTTACTTTGCCCTTTCCCTCGCTCTGACTCTCTACTTAGACGACGTTCCGGGAAGATCTACAAATATCGCGCGTCTACGCGGTCCAGATCTTGAACCTGATTTTACTCTTGCCTACAAATTTAATCTCAACTTTAATGATATCCCTGACCTTAACTGTAGCTTCTATCTCGCCCAAACCCTTGCCCGCGCCTTTGATTTCATTTCCAGCCATTTCATGGTTTACGGTATCCAAAATACTCGTGACGCATCTGTTGTCGGCAATCTTTTCATTCCCATTACTGTACACCTCCACAAGGCTTTTAGCCATATTAAATATCTTGATTATGAATTACAGGGAAAGTTGCAACTACTTATATCTCAACTGTATGAAGCAGAGGGTCGAAGTGAAGAAAACTTAGTGTGGGGGAAGTATTCTGGTCGATACTGGACTGCTCAATTAAGAGTAGTGATGATTGAGCATCGCAATATTGGTCACGATTGGCAGTTCAACGAACAGCAGAAAACATTGCTTAAGCAGTATTACGATGCCAATAAATTGCTGGTAGATTGCCTGAATAGCGGTTGTGCAGTCAGCCGCGAAGTAAGACAAGAAATAGAAGACACCCTACTCTTACCCATTGCCGAAATCGAAAAACGTCAACAACCCATTTCCTAG
- a CDS encoding NACHT domain-containing protein, translating into MKPQIVRVSEDGIRKAREALEKNHGGKQTRLLEVAKESDQALSSQQLTKFFHGEKIENQVAVRIFGLLRLKPGRGDIASVSESEKQANENDIDALVQQVRQKRHAKIEYQCGTMRMLDIEQPIDTTEIYTDVNILEKITSQQRREIPDLVQGFNPESDDFDRLGLGRVQKRVPGLEAVKRYSKLMVLGKPGAGKTTFLKWLAVKCNLGEFQPHLIPIFISLKDFAKNSSGETELKLFNYINNEQFRYCGIVDESVTETLLNQGRVLILLDGLDEVSEADEDKVIDEIRKFCQRYFQNQFIITCRIAAAKYRFTEENFTDVEVADFDSHQVETFAKKWFIAVAKNNREEGEATAKRFIEKLNLRENDPIRELAVTPILLNLTCFVFKEKGEFPSKRSKLYEDGLDILLVRWDKERKIKRDEVYQNLSLPHKIKLLSQVAAITFERGDYFFEESKVQGIIAEYLRSLLGGQTESETLLENSEVMLKSLEAQHGLLVERARGIYSFSHLTFQEYLTARYFVDSSGSQALENLTSHITEKRWREVFLLTAEMMPNAER; encoded by the coding sequence ATGAAGCCGCAGATAGTTCGAGTAAGTGAAGATGGAATCCGAAAAGCAAGGGAAGCACTTGAGAAAAATCACGGAGGAAAGCAAACAAGGCTGCTGGAAGTTGCTAAAGAGTCTGATCAGGCATTAAGTAGCCAGCAACTCACTAAATTTTTTCATGGTGAAAAAATTGAAAACCAGGTTGCTGTTAGAATTTTTGGTCTTTTACGACTAAAGCCTGGACGAGGTGATATTGCATCTGTATCGGAATCCGAAAAGCAGGCTAACGAGAATGATATCGATGCACTGGTGCAGCAAGTCCGCCAAAAGCGCCACGCCAAAATCGAATATCAGTGCGGCACAATGCGGATGCTGGACATCGAACAGCCAATAGATACAACAGAAATCTACACCGATGTCAATATCTTAGAAAAAATAACCAGCCAGCAACGGCGAGAAATTCCTGACTTGGTGCAAGGCTTCAACCCAGAATCAGATGATTTTGACAGACTGGGACTAGGTAGGGTTCAAAAACGAGTACCAGGTTTGGAAGCTGTCAAGCGTTACTCTAAGCTGATGGTACTCGGCAAACCAGGCGCGGGTAAAACCACATTTTTGAAGTGGTTAGCTGTTAAGTGCAACTTAGGCGAGTTTCAGCCGCACCTAATACCAATTTTTATCAGTCTCAAAGATTTTGCTAAAAATTCTAGTGGTGAAACCGAATTAAAATTATTTAATTATATCAATAACGAACAATTTCGTTATTGTGGCATTGTCGATGAATCGGTAACAGAAACCCTACTTAATCAGGGTCGTGTCTTGATTTTGCTAGATGGATTAGATGAAGTTTCCGAAGCTGATGAAGATAAAGTGATAGACGAAATCAGAAAGTTTTGCCAAAGATATTTTCAAAATCAGTTTATCATCACCTGTCGCATTGCTGCTGCAAAGTACAGGTTCACAGAGGAAAACTTTACAGATGTTGAGGTAGCAGATTTTGACTCTCACCAAGTAGAAACGTTTGCGAAAAAATGGTTTATTGCAGTTGCGAAGAATAATCGAGAAGAGGGAGAAGCGACAGCGAAGCGGTTTATTGAAAAGCTGAATCTGAGAGAAAATGATCCAATACGAGAACTAGCTGTTACTCCGATATTGCTGAATCTAACCTGTTTTGTTTTCAAAGAGAAAGGTGAATTTCCGTCGAAACGCTCGAAGTTGTATGAAGATGGGCTGGATATTCTCTTAGTCAGGTGGGATAAGGAGAGGAAGATTAAACGAGATGAAGTTTATCAAAATTTGTCATTGCCACATAAAATTAAGCTGCTGAGTCAGGTGGCGGCTATTACCTTTGAGCGAGGCGATTACTTCTTTGAAGAAAGTAAAGTGCAAGGAATCATAGCTGAATATCTCCGCTCTTTATTGGGCGGACAAACGGAGTCTGAGACTTTACTGGAGAATAGTGAAGTAATGCTGAAATCTCTTGAAGCGCAACACGGGTTATTGGTGGAACGGGCAAGGGGAATTTACTCTTTTTCTCATTTGACATTTCAAGAGTATTTAACCGCAAGATACTTTGTTGATAGTTCTGGTTCACAGGCTTTGGAGAATCTGACAAGCCACATCACTGAGAAACGCTGGCGCGAAGTATTTTTATTAACTGCGGAGATGATGCCGAATGCAGAACGCTGA
- a CDS encoding GTPase family protein: MVRLKLWQWIVLATPIATIVTFLMVSAGLQIQSWGISWIWALFTFILVGWRWLLVRWTQPMVEQMEAVMAEVSKELQSTAADTAALPEGNDTVTRAETALQDILKTAQNDRAIWEDWQTFWTRCQDLVVAIAHIYHPEVKYPLLSIYVPQAYGLIRGTMDDLDRWMQKLSPALNQVTVGQAYQAYEVYRKLEPSARKLWQVWNWAQWLLNPAVAVAKFASQRYSNRATQELLVNLSQMMREAALRNLCQQAVALYGGATLPVAEFSVSTPTLPKAKTQTLREILSQAEPVAEVEEKPVNILLAGRTGSGKSSLINTLFQAELAAVDILPSTSSIQNYRWQAESTETLTLWDTPGYEQANRADLRELVLDYAKNADLLLLVTPAIDPALQMDVDFLQDIKATVEDLPAIAIVTQVDRLRPIREWQPPYDWEWGDRPKEIAIREATEYRQKQLGEFCDFVLPVVTGDLKTGRTAWGEDALSLALVEAISPLKQIRLARFLRNLDARAIAAAKIIDRYTFQMATTQGLTTLIKSPVLRFISTLSTGSPTLAYLLAEQIPVEQLPVVIGKLQMAYDLFSLLNTDDANKLNFDLLSLWPLLLENAGLPDRNAWAFGHALVEYWTANLTIPQLRERFQYYLKLHE, encoded by the coding sequence ATGGTGCGCTTAAAACTGTGGCAATGGATCGTATTAGCAACGCCGATCGCAACGATCGTCACTTTCCTAATGGTATCGGCAGGATTGCAGATCCAGTCGTGGGGCATTAGTTGGATCTGGGCCCTCTTCACCTTTATCTTAGTAGGCTGGCGTTGGCTGCTAGTCAGATGGACTCAACCGATGGTAGAACAGATGGAAGCTGTAATGGCAGAAGTCAGCAAAGAACTGCAATCCACCGCAGCCGATACCGCCGCGCTACCAGAAGGAAATGACACCGTTACTAGAGCCGAAACAGCACTACAAGATATCCTGAAGACTGCACAGAACGATCGCGCAATTTGGGAAGACTGGCAAACCTTTTGGACGCGATGCCAAGATCTCGTGGTTGCGATCGCACATATCTATCATCCAGAAGTAAAATATCCCCTGCTTTCCATCTACGTTCCCCAAGCTTACGGACTGATTCGGGGCACAATGGATGACTTAGATCGGTGGATGCAAAAACTATCTCCAGCCCTCAATCAAGTCACGGTTGGGCAAGCATACCAAGCATACGAAGTATATCGCAAACTAGAACCATCCGCTCGTAAACTCTGGCAAGTATGGAACTGGGCTCAGTGGTTATTGAACCCGGCAGTAGCGGTAGCAAAATTTGCCAGTCAGCGTTACAGTAACCGCGCTACTCAGGAACTGCTGGTAAACTTGAGCCAGATGATGCGAGAAGCCGCGCTGAGGAACTTATGTCAGCAAGCTGTAGCCCTCTACGGCGGCGCTACCCTGCCAGTTGCAGAATTTTCCGTTTCCACACCGACATTACCGAAAGCGAAGACTCAAACTCTACGAGAAATCCTATCACAAGCAGAACCTGTAGCGGAGGTTGAGGAGAAACCCGTCAATATTCTGCTGGCGGGAAGAACGGGATCTGGAAAAAGCAGCTTGATTAACACCCTGTTTCAGGCAGAATTAGCCGCAGTAGATATTTTACCCAGTACCTCTAGCATTCAGAATTATCGCTGGCAAGCCGAAAGCACAGAAACTCTTACCCTTTGGGATACTCCCGGCTACGAACAAGCCAACCGTGCAGACTTACGAGAGCTAGTACTAGATTATGCCAAAAATGCCGATCTGCTGCTGTTAGTCACCCCTGCGATCGATCCTGCCCTGCAAATGGATGTAGACTTTCTCCAAGACATCAAAGCCACAGTTGAAGACTTACCTGCGATCGCAATTGTCACCCAAGTCGATCGTCTGCGTCCGATCCGCGAATGGCAACCACCTTATGATTGGGAATGGGGCGATCGGCCCAAAGAAATTGCCATTCGAGAAGCTACCGAATATCGACAAAAGCAACTAGGTGAGTTTTGCGATTTTGTTTTACCAGTCGTTACAGGCGATCTAAAAACGGGTCGAACTGCTTGGGGAGAAGACGCCCTATCATTAGCATTGGTGGAAGCCATTTCTCCTCTCAAGCAAATTCGCCTTGCCCGATTTTTGCGTAATTTGGACGCCCGTGCGATCGCAGCTGCTAAAATCATCGATCGCTACACATTCCAAATGGCAACAACCCAAGGATTAACTACACTAATCAAAAGTCCCGTTCTCAGATTCATTTCCACCCTATCCACAGGATCGCCAACTCTCGCTTATCTACTAGCAGAACAAATTCCCGTCGAACAGTTGCCTGTAGTGATTGGCAAACTCCAGATGGCTTACGACCTCTTCTCACTTTTGAATACAGACGATGCTAACAAACTTAACTTCGATCTGCTATCTCTGTGGCCCCTGCTGCTCGAAAATGCAGGTTTACCCGATCGCAACGCCTGGGCATTTGGTCACGCCTTGGTGGAGTACTGGACTGCCAATCTGACGATTCCACAACTGCGAGAGCGATTTCAATATTATCTCAAATTACATGAGTGA
- a CDS encoding XisI protein produces the protein MAKLEQYRQYIQKLLSEYGNYQHCGANVEVQLIFDTERDHYQILDIGWDGYDRIYNCVMHLDIKNEKIWIQRNATDIQIAQELVAMGVSKEDIILGLQPPYKRQYTEYGVA, from the coding sequence ATGGCAAAACTAGAGCAATACCGTCAGTACATTCAGAAGCTACTGAGCGAATATGGCAACTATCAACATTGCGGAGCAAATGTTGAAGTTCAACTTATTTTCGATACAGAACGCGACCATTATCAGATTTTAGATATTGGCTGGGATGGATACGATCGCATTTATAACTGTGTAATGCACTTAGATATTAAAAACGAAAAAATTTGGATTCAGCGCAATGCAACAGATATCCAGATAGCTCAGGAATTGGTGGCAATGGGAGTATCCAAAGAGGATATTATCTTAGGGTTACAGCCACCCTACAAGCGCCAGTACACCGAGTATGGTGTAGCTTAA
- a CDS encoding type II toxin-antitoxin system VapC family toxin, with protein sequence MATYFVDSSALVKRYISESGSTWVLTLFDPALNNDIVIAAITGVEIVAAITRRARGGSISATDRTAACNQFKNDLRFEYQVVEIADNIINSAMALAETYGLRGYDAVQLAVGLEINALCVANSLPPAIFVSADDELNAAAASEGLIVENPNNYRP encoded by the coding sequence ATGGCAACTTATTTTGTAGATAGCAGTGCGCTGGTCAAACGCTACATCAGTGAAAGTGGTTCAACATGGGTTTTAACTTTGTTCGACCCTGCGTTGAACAACGACATAGTGATTGCCGCCATTACAGGTGTTGAGATTGTCGCTGCAATTACACGACGGGCACGTGGGGGAAGTATCAGCGCTACAGACAGGACGGCAGCGTGCAATCAGTTCAAGAATGACCTACGCTTTGAGTATCAAGTTGTCGAGATAGCAGACAACATAATCAATTCGGCAATGGCATTAGCTGAAACCTATGGATTACGAGGTTATGACGCAGTTCAGTTAGCAGTAGGTCTTGAGATAAATGCTCTCTGTGTAGCTAACAGTTTGCCCCCTGCGATATTTGTATCGGCTGACGATGAGTTGAATGCAGCAGCAGCAAGTGAAGGGTTAATAGTTGAAAACCCCAACAACTACCGCCCTTAG
- a CDS encoding GTPase family protein, with protein sequence MRLLPADRIAQTVVDWFRVSDDRVAEILETVRAELPTTEALLIGKPQAGKSSIVRGLTGVSAQIVGQGFRPHTQHTERYAYPSNDLPLLIFTDTVGLGDVKQDTETIIQELIGDLQKESRGARVLIVTVKINDFAIETLRQIVQQLRLRYPDIPCLLAVTCLHEVYPPGTEDHPVYPPDYEELNRAFAAIQQAFTGLCDRAVSIDFTLEEDSYTPVFYGLEALRDSLADLLPEAEARAIYQLLDNEAGNQIGNLYRDVGRRYILAFSIMAAALAAVPLPFATMPVLTALQVSMVGLLGKLYGQTLTPSQAGGVVSAIAGGFLAQAVGRELVKFLPVFGSAIAASWAAAYTLALGEGACVYFGDLMGGKKPDPKQIQSVMKEAFKSAQERFRGIKS encoded by the coding sequence ATGCGACTGTTACCCGCCGATCGCATAGCCCAGACGGTGGTAGACTGGTTTAGGGTCAGCGACGATCGCGTGGCGGAGATTTTGGAGACTGTTCGCGCCGAATTGCCAACGACGGAAGCGCTGCTGATTGGTAAGCCCCAGGCTGGAAAAAGTTCGATTGTACGAGGACTGACGGGAGTTTCGGCCCAGATTGTGGGTCAGGGATTTCGTCCTCATACGCAACACACGGAACGTTATGCTTATCCTTCCAACGATTTGCCGTTACTGATTTTTACAGATACGGTTGGACTGGGGGATGTCAAACAGGACACTGAAACAATTATTCAGGAATTGATTGGAGATCTGCAAAAGGAAAGTCGCGGTGCTAGAGTTCTGATTGTGACTGTCAAAATTAATGATTTTGCGATCGAGACTTTGCGACAAATTGTTCAGCAGCTGCGTCTGCGGTATCCAGATATTCCTTGTCTGCTGGCGGTTACCTGTTTGCATGAGGTTTATCCTCCCGGTACGGAGGATCATCCTGTTTATCCACCAGATTATGAGGAACTCAATCGAGCTTTTGCGGCGATACAACAAGCTTTTACGGGATTGTGCGATCGCGCTGTGTCGATCGACTTTACTCTGGAAGAGGATAGCTACACGCCAGTATTTTATGGCTTAGAGGCGCTGAGAGATTCTCTGGCTGACTTACTCCCAGAAGCTGAAGCGCGTGCGATTTATCAGTTATTGGATAACGAAGCTGGTAACCAAATTGGTAATCTCTACCGAGATGTCGGACGCCGTTACATTTTGGCATTTTCCATTATGGCAGCTGCGTTGGCGGCTGTACCGCTGCCGTTTGCTACGATGCCTGTGCTGACTGCGTTGCAAGTATCGATGGTGGGGCTGTTGGGCAAATTATACGGGCAGACGCTGACGCCATCTCAGGCTGGGGGTGTTGTAAGTGCGATCGCAGGTGGCTTTTTAGCACAAGCAGTGGGACGGGAGTTGGTCAAATTCTTACCTGTTTTCGGGAGTGCGATCGCGGCTTCCTGGGCTGCTGCCTACACTTTAGCACTCGGTGAAGGAGCTTGCGTTTATTTCGGTGATTTGATGGGAGGTAAAAAACCCGATCCCAAGCAAATTCAGTCTGTCATGAAAGAAGCGTTTAAGTCAGCGCAAGAACGGTTTAGAGGGATTAAAAGTTAA
- a CDS encoding SulP family inorganic anion transporter, whose product MNNPQAAEVPKQVEQNDLSHYLPSLGWLLNYSPQDLPGDLMAAVIVAIMLVPQSMAYSLLAGLPPQVGLYASILPLILYPLLGSTRTLAVGPVAMVSLLVATGMEKLADRGTPEYLALALTLAMLVGIIQLGMGLTRLGFLVNFLSHSVISGFTQAAALVIAITQLKDLMGITIPQTDKFYKLLFYLIQQANKTNFVTLCIGLVSIVILIYFNSFLEVQLKRWKISDGLTMVTTKIAPLLVIILGTLLVYGLRLNQNAAVKVVGTIPTGLPPITLPSLDANLWQALLPVALTISFVGFMESIAIAKSLASFRHENVDANQELVALGVANLGAAVTGGYPVTGGLSRSMVNFVAGANTGLASIISALLVALTVLFCTPLFYFLPQTSLAAIIIVAVWKLIDIAAIKDIWNYNKTDAASLLVTFFAVLGLGIENGILVGTVTAAVLYVWGQRKSKVKSQKSKGG is encoded by the coding sequence TTGAACAACCCACAAGCTGCTGAAGTTCCCAAACAAGTTGAACAGAACGACTTAAGCCATTATCTGCCTTCTCTAGGGTGGCTTCTCAATTATTCCCCACAAGACTTACCCGGCGACCTCATGGCAGCAGTTATTGTCGCCATTATGCTAGTGCCTCAGAGTATGGCTTATTCCCTTCTGGCTGGTTTGCCGCCCCAGGTAGGGCTCTACGCCAGCATTCTTCCCCTCATACTCTACCCCCTACTCGGCTCGACGCGCACCTTGGCAGTTGGCCCCGTCGCTATGGTATCCCTGCTGGTTGCCACTGGTATGGAAAAATTAGCAGACAGAGGTACTCCAGAATATTTGGCTTTAGCGTTAACTCTGGCAATGTTGGTTGGGATCATTCAATTAGGAATGGGATTAACCAGACTTGGTTTTTTGGTCAACTTTCTCAGCCACTCGGTCATATCTGGTTTTACTCAGGCAGCAGCTTTGGTAATTGCTATTACTCAACTGAAAGATTTGATGGGAATTACCATTCCCCAAACCGATAAATTTTACAAGTTATTGTTTTACCTCATCCAACAAGCGAACAAAACAAATTTTGTCACTCTATGTATTGGATTGGTTAGTATTGTGATTTTAATTTATTTCAACAGTTTTTTGGAAGTGCAGCTTAAACGCTGGAAAATATCTGATGGTCTGACAATGGTTACCACCAAGATAGCACCTTTACTGGTAATAATTTTAGGAACGCTGCTGGTTTACGGACTGAGATTAAATCAGAATGCTGCTGTTAAAGTTGTCGGCACAATTCCCACAGGCTTACCGCCGATCACTTTGCCATCTTTAGATGCCAACCTCTGGCAGGCTTTATTACCTGTTGCTCTTACCATTAGTTTTGTGGGTTTTATGGAGAGTATTGCTATTGCCAAATCTTTAGCTAGTTTTCGCCACGAGAATGTAGATGCCAATCAGGAATTGGTAGCGCTGGGAGTAGCTAATTTGGGTGCAGCAGTAACTGGCGGTTATCCAGTGACTGGTGGTTTAAGCCGTTCGATGGTGAATTTTGTTGCTGGTGCCAATACGGGTCTTGCTTCTATTATCTCTGCCCTATTAGTTGCTCTCACAGTTCTGTTTTGCACGCCTTTGTTTTATTTTCTGCCGCAAACTTCCCTCGCCGCAATTATTATTGTGGCAGTTTGGAAGTTGATTGATATTGCCGCAATCAAAGATATTTGGAACTATAACAAAACTGATGCTGCTTCGCTGTTGGTGACGTTTTTCGCAGTACTGGGGCTGGGAATTGAAAATGGAATTCTGGTTGGTACTGTTACCGCCGCAGTTCTCTATGTTTGGGGGCAGAGAAAGTCAAAAGTCAAAAGTCAAAAGTCAAAAGGGGGATAA